AGGGCACGGCGAGGGGAAGGAAGCCGTGGACGTCCTCTACGACGGCCGTACGTTTCTCGAGTTCCGGGCGCCTCGTCTTGTGACCCGCTGTGTGCACGGAACGGGATGCACCTTCGCGTCGGCTCTCGCCGCGAGGCTCGCTCTCGGCGAGTCGGTGCCGCGCGCCGCGCGAAACGCGAAGGTCTTCATCACGGAAGCGATACGCCGCGGCATCGAGGTCGGACGAGGCAACGGCCCGACGAACCCGCTCTATCTGTTGCCGGAGTGGACGATTGATGCCTGAACGAACCGGCAGGTCGGAAGGGATTTCCGCGCGAGGGAGATCTTTCACGTATCAAGTCGATATCCCCGGGGGGCGCACATGAACCGGCGGGCGATCGCGATCGGGGATTTTCTGGTCCGATCGCACCATCTCTGGGACTCCCAGTGGCTTTTGCTCGCCGTGGGGGATTTCTCGAAGGGCGACTACAACGCGATGGCGGTTGGTTGGGGGAGTTTCGGCACGATGTGGTCGAAGCCGTTCGCTCAAGTGGTCGTCCGCCCCACGCGCCACACGTTCGAGTTCATGAACCGCCACGCCGGCTTCACGCTCTCTGCCTTTCCCGAGGAGCATCGGAACGACGTCTGGCTTCTCGGAACCTCATCGGGCCGCGATGGCGACAAGATCGCGCGGACGAGCCTGACGCCCGTCCCGTCCTCGCGCGTGGCCGCTCCATCGTTCGCCGAGGCGGAACTCGTCGTCGAGTGCGTGAAGATGTACTGGCAAGACATGGATCCGGCTTGTTTTCTCGTCCCCGAGATCGAGGAGAAGTATCCCGAGCGAGATTATCACCGAATCTACTACGGTGAGATCGTCGCGGTGTTCGGAACGGATCGATTCCGTTCACCGGAGCCGCCCGCGAAGGAATAACCGCCGAGTCCGCCGATCGGAGCG
This window of the Candidatus Eisenbacteria bacterium genome carries:
- a CDS encoding flavin reductase yields the protein MNRRAIAIGDFLVRSHHLWDSQWLLLAVGDFSKGDYNAMAVGWGSFGTMWSKPFAQVVVRPTRHTFEFMNRHAGFTLSAFPEEHRNDVWLLGTSSGRDGDKIARTSLTPVPSSRVAAPSFAEAELVVECVKMYWQDMDPACFLVPEIEEKYPERDYHRIYYGEIVAVFGTDRFRSPEPPAKE